Proteins found in one Erythrobacter sp. KY5 genomic segment:
- a CDS encoding AAA family ATPase — translation MLTSISITGEASFPTEGVELGDLKKVNFLFGHNGCGKTTISRAISDPAAREGYSIRWENARPMATLVYNRDFAENNFGEQLRGIFTLGEDSTKSAEEIERLQGEIGKLDREIDGLTRNLEGDDASGGRRQELRNARAQLEEACWTSQQTHKGAFEEAMAGHRQSKAAFCDKLIAEAENNASELVHLDTLKSHAETTFRTDATEQAPIAPIDFSGFQDMENAPILERRIVGRDDVIVAKLIEQLGNSDWVKQGVQYIEPANGRCPFCQQSAPADLRDNLDAFFDRQYENDLSAISALADQYAAAANNVEERVQGLLAETSRFVDNDVLAERHAALRRAYDLNIERLDAKRRNPSEAVKLENTLGAGNALAEIVAQANEAIQSHNELVRDLAASRTTLRSQVWRFIIEERKTDLSTYETTTGTISKAIEGLEQSLASKRQTRAEFDTQLKELEAKATSVQPTVDAINSILISFGFTSFKLSVAGERSDMYRIVRSDGSDARSTLSEGERSFVTFLYFYHMLSGSTSGTGTTEEKVVVFDDPVSSLDADVLFVVSSLIRNVIKDVRDGNGSAMQVFVLTHNIYFHKEVSFDRSRATDNCRRDETFWVVRKREGISSVQSYGFNPVKTSYEMLWEEVRDDDRSKLTIQNTLRRIIENYLIVLGGLKQDEIVAKFEGREAQICASLFSWTHDGSHTAHDEIYLAADDNAVQGYLRVFRQIFEKTGHLAHFNMMMKLPSGGVPEASPEPVGE, via the coding sequence ATGCTGACTAGCATATCAATTACTGGCGAGGCCAGTTTCCCGACCGAGGGCGTAGAGCTTGGTGACCTCAAGAAGGTCAACTTCCTTTTCGGTCATAACGGCTGCGGTAAAACGACAATCTCCCGTGCAATCAGCGATCCTGCAGCCCGAGAAGGCTATTCGATACGCTGGGAGAACGCTCGTCCAATGGCTACATTGGTCTACAATCGCGACTTCGCGGAAAACAATTTTGGCGAACAACTCCGGGGCATTTTCACACTCGGCGAGGACTCGACCAAAAGCGCAGAAGAAATTGAACGGCTACAGGGTGAAATCGGAAAGCTCGACCGCGAAATCGATGGACTTACACGCAATCTGGAAGGTGATGATGCCTCCGGCGGGCGGCGCCAGGAATTGAGAAATGCGAGAGCTCAGCTCGAAGAGGCTTGTTGGACATCGCAACAAACCCATAAGGGCGCCTTCGAAGAAGCAATGGCAGGGCACAGGCAGAGTAAGGCCGCATTTTGCGACAAGCTTATCGCAGAAGCGGAGAACAACGCGTCCGAACTCGTACATCTCGATACGCTCAAATCCCATGCGGAAACGACATTCCGAACCGATGCGACTGAACAGGCGCCGATTGCTCCGATCGATTTCAGCGGCTTTCAAGACATGGAAAACGCACCAATCCTAGAGCGCAGGATTGTGGGTCGCGACGACGTGATCGTCGCCAAGCTCATCGAGCAGCTAGGTAACAGCGACTGGGTGAAACAAGGTGTGCAGTATATCGAGCCCGCCAACGGGCGCTGTCCGTTCTGCCAACAATCCGCGCCTGCCGACCTGCGTGACAATCTCGATGCTTTCTTCGATCGTCAATACGAGAACGATCTTTCTGCAATCAGCGCGCTTGCCGACCAATATGCCGCTGCCGCCAATAACGTGGAGGAACGGGTGCAAGGCTTGCTTGCCGAGACGTCGCGGTTCGTAGACAACGATGTCCTGGCCGAGCGCCATGCGGCGCTCAGGCGCGCCTACGATCTCAATATCGAAAGGCTCGATGCCAAACGCCGCAATCCCAGCGAGGCTGTTAAACTCGAAAACACCCTGGGAGCCGGCAACGCGTTAGCTGAGATAGTCGCGCAGGCGAACGAAGCCATTCAGTCCCACAATGAGCTTGTGCGCGACCTGGCCGCTTCGAGAACGACGCTGAGAAGCCAGGTCTGGCGCTTCATCATCGAAGAGCGAAAGACTGATCTTTCAACCTACGAAACAACAACCGGAACGATCTCAAAAGCCATCGAAGGCTTGGAACAGAGCCTTGCGTCGAAACGCCAAACGCGCGCGGAGTTCGACACCCAGTTGAAAGAGCTCGAGGCCAAGGCAACCAGCGTGCAACCGACGGTCGATGCGATTAACTCGATACTCATTTCCTTCGGCTTCACCAGCTTCAAGCTCTCGGTCGCGGGCGAGCGCAGTGATATGTACCGCATAGTTCGTTCGGATGGCTCTGATGCGCGGAGCACGCTCAGCGAGGGCGAACGCTCCTTCGTGACGTTTCTGTACTTTTATCACATGCTTTCTGGAAGCACTTCGGGTACCGGCACTACCGAAGAGAAGGTCGTCGTGTTCGACGATCCGGTGTCCAGCCTGGATGCTGACGTCCTGTTTGTCGTCAGTTCGCTTATCAGAAACGTCATCAAAGATGTGCGCGACGGCAATGGCTCCGCAATGCAGGTGTTTGTGCTCACGCACAACATCTACTTCCATAAGGAAGTCAGCTTCGACCGCAGCCGCGCAACTGACAATTGCAGGCGCGATGAAACATTTTGGGTCGTGCGCAAGCGCGAGGGCATCTCATCGGTTCAGAGCTATGGGTTCAACCCAGTGAAGACGTCGTACGAAATGCTATGGGAGGAAGTACGCGATGACGATCGCTCGAAGCTAACGATCCAGAACACTTTGCGCAGGATCATCGAGAACTACCTGATCGTGCTCGGCGGCCTGAAGCAAGATGAAATCGTAGCCAAATTTGAAGGCAGGGAGGCGCAGATCTGCGCTTCTCTTTTCTCTTGGACCCACGATGGCTCTCACACCGCGCATGATGAAATCTACCTGGCCGCAGACGATAACGCGGTTCAGGGATACCTGCGAGTGTTCCGGCAAATCTTTGAGAAAACGGGACATCTTGCTCATTTCAACATGATGATGAAGCTCCCGAGTGGGGGTGTTCCAGAGGCTTCGCCCGAGCCGGTGGGCGAGTAG
- a CDS encoding toxin-activating lysine-acyltransferase, whose product MATQAPPEGTAPTVSHLLGEMTWLLTQSPLHKAMQIGDIEWLCMPALLKQQFYLFRDGGQPVGLAMWAKCGAEAEKKLEGGLIEPENRLTLEEWDSGERVWLVDLIAPFATNQNRQREIMIADLISGPLKGTEFRFHQTDPNTGERQVQTVTADAGQKLKAAVEAASATKQ is encoded by the coding sequence ATGGCTACCCAAGCGCCCCCAGAGGGCACCGCTCCGACCGTCTCGCACCTCTTGGGTGAGATGACATGGCTGCTCACCCAATCCCCGCTACACAAGGCGATGCAGATCGGCGATATCGAATGGCTGTGCATGCCGGCTCTCCTGAAGCAGCAATTCTACCTCTTCCGCGATGGCGGCCAGCCCGTCGGGCTTGCCATGTGGGCCAAGTGCGGCGCCGAAGCGGAGAAGAAGCTCGAAGGAGGCTTGATCGAGCCGGAGAACCGCCTGACACTCGAAGAGTGGGACAGCGGCGAGCGGGTATGGCTGGTCGATCTGATCGCGCCCTTCGCCACCAACCAGAACCGCCAGCGCGAGATCATGATCGCCGACCTCATCTCTGGACCACTCAAGGGCACCGAATTCAGGTTCCACCAGACCGATCCGAACACCGGCGAGCGCCAGGTGCAGACGGTTACTGCCGATGCGGGTCAGAAACTCAAGGCTGCGGTCGAAGCGGCCTCGGCCACCAAGCAGTAG
- a CDS encoding sel1 repeat family protein: protein MASRLLLLLVVFTVSACSGRYLGIDRASLDPAAQVWLDRAQAGDKQAQFDLGMRYVRGDGVPQDCEAARRLLRRAATRTGGTIWVYSPPVTTGGSGRVIPVDGGPVQPGLQTAEEALARLNVEGGCPKT, encoded by the coding sequence TTGGCAAGCCGCCTGCTTCTCCTGCTCGTTGTTTTCACAGTGTCTGCCTGTTCAGGACGCTATTTGGGGATTGATCGGGCGAGCCTCGATCCTGCAGCGCAAGTCTGGCTCGATCGCGCGCAGGCAGGCGACAAGCAGGCGCAGTTCGACCTTGGCATGCGCTATGTGCGCGGCGATGGAGTTCCGCAGGATTGCGAAGCAGCGCGTCGGCTGTTGCGACGAGCCGCGACCCGCACTGGCGGCACAATTTGGGTATACTCGCCGCCCGTCACCACAGGTGGTTCGGGGCGGGTTATCCCGGTGGACGGCGGACCCGTGCAGCCGGGATTGCAGACAGCGGAAGAGGCGCTGGCAAGACTGAATGTCGAAGGCGGGTGTCCGAAAACATAA